From the Methanoculleus caldifontis genome, the window CGCCGGCCCCGCATCTGCATCACGACGAGCGTGATGTTGCTCTCCTCGACCCTGACCACCTCGCCGCGGCGGGGGATATGCCCCAGCCGGTCGATGACGAGGCCGCCGATGCTCTCGTAGGCGTCCGTCACCGGGAGGTTGAGGTGCAGGTCCTCGTTGATGTGCTCGACCCACGTCCGTGCATCGACAAGGTAGACGCCCTCCTCGATCTGCTGCACCTCGGGCTCCTCCTCGTCGAACTCGTCCATGATCTCGCCGACGAGCTCTTCGAGCATATCCTCGACCGTCACGATCCCGGCAAACGACCCGTACTCGTCGAGGACGACGGCCATGTGCTGCTTCTTTAACTGGAGCTCCTTTAAGAGCTCGTCGATCTTCTTGCTCTCGGGAACGAAGTAGGGTTCGTACATCCGGTCGCGGATCGTCGCGCTCGTCTGCTGGCGGAATACGGCAGCGAAGACGTCTTTTACGTTCAGAAGTCCGAGGATGTTGTCGATCCGCTCGTGGTAGACCGGGATCCGGGAGAACCCGGTCTCGTTGAAGAGGGAGAGCGCGTGCTCGAGCGTGCTCGTGTCCTCGATCATGACGACGTCGACCCGCGGCGTCATCACCTCGCGGACCGTCGTGTCCCCAAAGCGCAGGACGGAGTAGAGCATATCCCGCTCCTCCTCCTCGATCGTCCCCTCCTCCTCGCCGACGTCGATCCACTCCTTGATCTCTTCCTCGGTGACGACCGGTTCGGCCACGCCGGGCCTGAAGGCAAACTGCCCCTTGATCCGGTCCGCGACCCAGAGCACCGGATAGAGCACCTTCGAGAGGAGAAGGATGGGCCCGGCGACCCGGAGCGCGAGTTCTTCGGTGTGCCGGGAGGCATACATCTTGGGCCCGATCTCGCCGATGATCAGCATCAGGATGACCGTGACACCTGTCGCTATCCCGATACCGACGTCGCCGTAGATGCCTATGGCGATCGCGGTCGCGAGCGAGGCGGCGGCCACGTTGACGATATTGTTCCCGACGAGGATGGTGATCAGGAGAGAATCCGTCGATCGTTTCAGTCTCTCGAGCGCTTCCGCTCCTTTCCGGCCCTGACATAAGAGTGCGTGGACTTTCGCCCGGGTTATCGAGACGAGGGCGACTTCGGAACTTGAGAAGAAGCCCGACAGGAGCAGGCAGATAAGAAATAGTACGATCTCTATAGTTACAATGTCTACGATTACCATTTATTCCACGCCGCGTTCAGCGGCTGTATATTGCGTCGTCGAAAGGTTGGGTTATATCAATTATGTTGCAGGCAGAGATTATAAACCCAGCGCATCAGGGAAATATCCGTCCGAGCGCCTCCTGTTCCCGCGCGAGCAGCACAACCTTCTCTTCGGACGAGAGGGGGGCCGAAAAGACCATGTCTTCGAGCTCCAGGGTGAGGTAGCCGTCGTAGCCCCGGTCGGCAAGCTCCGCGAGGAACCGCTTCGCGGCCGGGTCATCTCGGATGGGGTGGTGGGGGCGCCTGTTGCCGCCGAGACCGCTGACATGGACGTTCACCGTCCGGTCCCCGCAGAGGTCGACGAACCGGAGCGCCTCGTCGGCTGAGGTCATCATGGCGTGCCCCATATCGAGGGTGAACGAAAGCCACGGCTCCCGTTCGAGCAACTCGGCCGCATCCTCCGGCGTGTAGAGCAGGGCGTTGACCCGGGGCTCCAGGTTCTCGATCGCGACCTTCACCCGCGCCTCCCCTGCCGCCTCCCGGAGCCGGGAGATGTACTCCTCGAACCGCCGGTAGTCGTAGGCGCTCGGCTGCCGTTTCGCCGTCCGCCGTCCGGGGTGGACCGTGACCACGGCGGCCCCCATCCGGTCGGCCATCCGGACGGCCTCGACGGCGTACTCGACCGAGATCGCGGCGACCCGGGGATTGATGGAGCAGGGGTTCAGGTCCAGTGTCGGGGCGTGGACGGTGATCGGGGCGAGGTCCGGATGAGCGGTGATGCACCCGGCGAGTTCGTCTTCGGGGCGGTCGCGAAGCCAGAAGTGCGGCGTCTCGACCCAGAACTCGAGGCCGTCGAGACCGGACTCGGCGACGTAATCGAAGATGTGGTCGCACGGGTATTCGTGGAAGAACATGGTCGAGACGGCGAAACGGCCCATGACACTACTTGATATAAACCATCGGTCTAATAGATTGTGATGATACTCGGCAGCCCATCTGCCGGTCCGGACCGGTTCGGCACCCCGATTCTCGCGGTCTCCGAGGTTTCGCGGCTCATCTGCGACCTCCTCGACGACGTCCGCCTTCAGGGGATCTGGGTGCGGGGGGAGGTGACCAACTACAAGGGTCACTCCTCCGGTCACCGCTATTTCTCCCTCGGCGAGAGGAACGGAAGGAGTTCCGCCCTGATCAACTGCGCCATGTGGCGCTCCTACGCCTCCGCCCTCGCGTTCGAGCCGAGGGACGGCATGGACGTCCTCGCCTGGGGGACCGTGGAGGTCTACGAGCCGCACGGGAAGTACCAGCTGATCGTCAGAGAACTCCTTCCCGCAGGCGCGGGGGAACGCCACCTCATGGTCGAGCGCTGGAAGCGGGAGCTCGAGGAGGAAGGGCTCTTTGATCCCGGGCGGAAGCGGCCCCTGCCCCTCTTCCCGCGCCGGGTCGGCGTGGTCACCTCCCCGACGGGCGCGGCGCTGCAGGACATCCTCTCGGTCGTCTCCCGTCGCTATCCGGCCGAGGTGGTCCTCTCCCCGGCGGCCGTCCAGGGCGAGGGAGCGCACCTCGAGATCGCGGAGGCGATCCGGCGGCTCGACGGCCTCGTCGACGTGATGATCGTCGGGCGCGGGGGAGGAAGTTTCGAGGACCTCTTCGCCTTCAACCACCCGGACGTCGTCAGGGCCGTCGCGGCGTGCCGGACACCGGTGATCAGTGCGGTCGGGCACGAGGTGGATACCGCCCTCTGCGACTTCGCGGCGGACCTCCGGGCCCCGACGCCGTCGGCTGCGGCGGAGCGGGCGGTGCCGAACCGGGAAGAGGTGCTCCGCGAACTCTCCGCTCACCGCGAGAGGATGGGGGCGCTCCTCTTCCACCGGGTCCACACCGCCGCAGCCGAGGTCGAGGACCTCCGGGGGCGGATGCACCCCCGGCGGCTCACCCGGAAGGTCAACGAGCGAATGCAGCGCCTCGCCGAGCACGAGGACCTGCTCCGGCGGGCGGCGACGGCGAGACTCGAGCGCGAGCGGGCTGCGCTCGCGGAGATCCGCGCGGATCTTTCGGGCAGAAACCCGCTCGCCGTCCTGGACCGGGGATACTGCATCGCCGGGTCGGGCGGGAAGGTGGCGAGGAGCGTCCGCGACCTCAGGCCGGGCGACCACGTGGTGCTGCGCTTCAGAGACGGGGCGTGCAGGGTCACCGTGGAGGAGACGACGTATGACGGATACGTTTGAAGAGAAACTGGAAGAACTCCGGAAGATTGTCCGGAGGCTGGAAGACGGCGATGCAAGCCTTGAAGAGAGCATCGCCATCTACGAGCGCGGCGCGCTCCTCGTGAAGCAGTGCGAAGACATCCTCGGCACGGCCGAGATGCGGCTCACCGAGCTCGGCCGCGATCGGTGAGGCGGTAGGACTCCGGCGGGACGGCGATCTCAAAGCGCGCACCCGTGCCCGGGATCCCGGTCTCCCGCAGGGAGAGGCCGGTGATCGCGAGGATCTCCCGGGCAAGGAAGAGGCCGAGCCCGGTCTGCCGCCCGAACCCCTGCTCGAATATCGCTTCTTTTTCCGGGTAGGGGATACCTATCCCGTCGTCCTCGTAGACGACGGTCATCCCGCTCTCCGACTCTTCGGGATAGATCCGTATCCGGGTGATGCCCCCTCCGTGCCGGAGTGAGTTCTCGATGAAGTTTGAGAAGACGCGGACGATGAGGGGGTCGGCGTAGACCTCGAGATCCCGGACCTGCACCTCGACGGCAACCCCCCCGGTCACGAGCCCCGCCGCCGCCTCGAGGGCAGCCTCCCCGACATCCTGCCAGGCCGGCGCGGAGAGGCCGATATCCTGATACTCCCCGGTGAAGGTGATGTAGCGCCGGATCTCCCGGAGGGCATCCTCCTCCCTGCGGTAATACTCGAGCAGAACCGGGTCGTCCGCCTGCTCGCGGGAGAGGTCGAGGTAGCCTGAGAGGACGTTGAGCCGGTTCAAGATATCGTGCCGGGTCACGTCCGAGAGCAGGTTGAGTTTACGGTTCGCGAGGAGGAGCGCTTCCCGCGCCATCTGCGCCTCGCTGATATCCCTGCCGACCGACTGGAACTCCGTGACGGCGCCCCCGTCGTCGAAGAAGGCGGTGTCGGTCCACTGCTGCCACCGGACCCTGCCGTCGGGCATGACGACCCGGTGCTCGATGGTGGCGGCAGGATGGGCGGGGGTGAGAGAGGTGAGGTGCTGCCGGACCCGGGCCCGGTCGTCTGCCGGGACGGCGGGGACGTAGCGCCGCCCGACGAGGTCCCCGCACGGGATCCCGATGGAACGGCAGTAGGCATCGTTTGCGAAGGTGATGGTGCCGTCGGGCGACCGGCGGTAGATCATCTCGGTCTGGCTCTCCACGACGGCACGGTACTGCTCCTCGCTCTTCCTGAGGGCCTCTTCCGCTTGCCGGCGGTCGGAGATATCGTGAATGTAGAGGGCGACCCCCTCGCGGGTGGGCAGCGCCCGCACCTCGAAGGTGTGCTCCCGGCCGCGGAAGTGGAAACTGTACTCGGCGATATCTGCCCGACCGGACTCCCGGATCTCCCGCAAAAACCCGGTGACGGCTTCGCTCTGGAGTTCAGGGAAGATGTCATAGATGCTCTTCCCGATGACCTCCTCCTCGGGGCTGCCGAGGAGGCGGACCGCGGCCCGATTCGAGGAGATGATCCGATCCTCGCGGTCGAGGGCTATGAAGGCGTCGCTGATGTTCTCGGTCAGCTCCCGGTAGCGCTCCTCGCTCTCCCGGAGCGCCTCTTCCTGCCCCGATAGATCGCAGAAGGCCCAGAGGAACTCGGGCGGGCCGCCGCCGGGGTCGGGAGCGACCCTGACCGCCACGGCGGCGGGGAAGGTGCGCCCGGCGGGGCGTGCGAACCGGAATTCCTGTGGCGGGACCTCTTCGCCCCGGACAAGGGCTGCGACCGCCGACCGGAACGCCGGGACGCACCCGGGCTCGAGGTATGCCTGGAGGGGGAACCCCTGCAGGCGGTCGGGCTCGACGCCGACCAGGGTGCCCGCCGCCCGGTTCGCCTCCAGGATGGCCCCGTCCGGCCCGGTGCAGATGCATCCGGCCGGGACCAGGGTGAACCGGTCCCGGCACCGCCGGTACCCGGCCTCGACGCTCCGGATGCCGGCGATCAGGGCGTCAACCTCGTTGTAGATCTCGACGAGGTGCGATCTCTGCAGGAGCTGGTCCCCCGCGGGGGCCGCTCTCCCGCCGGCTTCGGGCGGGCGGAGGCGGCGGTCGAGGGCCGCGAGAAGTTCGAGGAGGTCGTCGAGCGCCGGGGTGAACGGTTGCATGCCCTCCCGTTCCCCGCACCCGGATGCATAAACCTATCCCCGGCGGCCGGTGCGGGCGGGGGCTGGAGGACGCGGCCTCACGCGGAGGGGGGAGGGGGCAACCACCAGGGACTTCGCGGCCTTCGCGCCTTCGCGCCTTCGCGTGAGACTTTGTCACTCCCCTTATACTCCACCTCACGCGAAGAACGACGTTCCATCAGGAGCGGAGTTGGAGCACTGTAGGTGCGACCCGCGAAGAACGCAAAGGACAACGGTTCGCTAGAACCGTCGCGCCCTACGGACAGTCGTTCTCCGGGATCTCCGCCTCGAGCTCGACGACCAGTTCCTCCCCACGCCGGAGCGCCTCGATGAACTCCCGGGGAAGGGTCGCCGCGACGCAATCGGAGCGGATGGCCACAGTCCGGTCGGAGGCAAAGTCACTCCGCCGCCAGACGAGGTCCGCCGGGTGGTCCAGGGTGAGCGCCGCACTGCCCCGCGACCGGATCTCGACGGTCTCGCCGCCGGCGGTAAGCCTGGTCGTGAGCACCGCCCGGTCGTCGCACAGCAGCGCCTTGAGATCCGGAGCAAGATCGGCAGCACCCTTGTCGGCGGCGACGCCGATGATGCAGTCGCCCGCAAGGGTCAGCGTCTCCTCTCTCGTCACCTCAAACGTGGTCGGATGGGCTCCCCGGATCAGCGGGTGCCCCCGTGCCCGCACGATGTCCCTCGCCTTCATGCTTAATTAGGTGAGGGCTTCTATTGCTAATGAATGATTAGTATCGTCTGCCCCGTCTGTAAAGAGGAGTGCGAACACCAGGTCCTCCGTGAAGCCGCCGATCTGGTGGTGCAGTGCGCCGAGTGCGGTCAGGTCCACCGGATTCCGAAGCCCCCCGAACCCCGGATCTTCACCGTCAAGGCGATCGTGAGCCGCGAGACCGAGTCGATGGTCTGCAGCGTGGAGATGCTCGAAGACGAGGCCGTCTCCCTCGGAGACCGGATCGCCGCGGAGTGCGGCGACGAGGTGTTCGGGGTCGAGGTCACCGGCATCGAGGCCGGGGAGCGAAGGGTCTCCCACGCGAAGGCCGATGAGGTGACGACCCTCTGGACCCGGGGGATCGAGCAGGTCGTCGTGAGGGCGTCCGTCCACTCCGGGCGGACGACCATCCCCCTCTACCAGGCGGCGGACGGGGAGGATGAGTTCGCCGTCGGGGAGACCTATACGTTCGGCGGGCGGCGGATGAAGATCTCGCACATCAAACTCCGCGACGGCCCGGTCCTGCGCAAGGAAGGCTGGAAGACGTTTGCCCGCCGGATAAAGCGGATCTATGGTTACCTTGAGCGGGGCTACCGGCGGTAGCGATCCCCGGTCCCTCCTCTGACGGACTGAAGACCTCTTTTTTTACCGCCGCCTCCCCGACCTCCGGTTCTCGACGAAGGCCGGGCATGATCCCGGAAGGAGACCGTCTCCGTGGCCGGAAGCGGATCGCAGCGCCAGAGACCCCGCCTCACCGGGGCAGGGGCTCGGGCAGGTGACGCCGGACCGCAGCCTCAAGGTCTTCGCGGTGGACGAGCCCCTCCATCCGCTCCCTGACCTCGTCGTCCGCGATCACGAGGGTCGTTGGCGTCACCCGGAGATTGTACTCCTTGATGTACTGCGGGTTTTCGACGGCATTGATCTCCTCGATCTTGACACCGAGATCTCCCTCCACCTCGCGAAGGATCGGGGTCTGCTCCTCGCACCCCATGCAGCCTTCCTGGTAAAAAGTCAGTATTCTCAACGCCATATGTGTCAGGAGGCAGGAAGACTATAAAAAATAGTGGGGTGCCGTTACCCCGTTATACCATTGAGGGTGACCTCGGCGTTGCCGTAGCGGCACGTGACGATCGCCGAGTCGGAGGTCTTCTCGCTGACCTTCCAGAAACGGAGTGCGGAGGTCTGGTTGGTCTGGTTGCCGACAGGGACGCCCGACGAGACCATGAACTCGCGCAGGAAGACGTCGCCCACTTCTATCTCCGTGAAGTTAAGGCCGATCTCATCTGCGTCTTCGCGGCTCAGGGTGAGCGCAAGGTCGTTCGCCCCGGCGCCGAGGCTGACGGTCCTGGTCTCCCCGACGCGCATCCCGACAAGCCCCTGCGAGAGTGCGCCGAGCTCAAAGCCCATCAGGCCGAAGTTCGGCGCATCGGTCGGGTACACGACCGGGATCGGGACGATCTCGACGCCCTCGCTCGAGAGGGTGCCCACCGGGATCTCCAGGTTGCCCGTCAGGAAGACGAGGTTGTTCTTCTCGTACTCGCTTGCGGCGAGATTCTGGTTGGTCGTGACGAGAGGGCGCCCGTCCTCGCCGCGGATGGTATAGCCGATCAGCGCCGTGTTGCCGACCTGAGCGTTCCGCGGGGCATCAAGGAGCGGGGCCAGATACGTCCCCACCATGGCGACTGCCACGAGAAGGGCGACACCGACATAGGCCCATTTCATCCAGGGCGAGGTCTCGTCCTTCGAGGATTTCTGTTGTGTCTGTTTCATTACGGTACAATCGACTTTCGGTGAAATAAAATAGTATTGTTGCGAAGGAGCGCCGAGCCCCCGATGAAAAGATATATATGCCAATATCACTACCTTAAAGTTAGCCAGGGCGACCCGCTCGCCCGGGGCCATATCAATCGGGAGAAGTGATTACGATGACAAGAATTGAACGAGGACCGTATCGCTCCATATGGCAGGACTTCGACGACCTTATGGCCGAGATGGAGAGCAGGTTCCAGTCCATGATCGGGGGAATCGGCGCACGGGGGGAGGAGGTCAGGGGCCGGATCGTCCCGGCAGTCCGTGACTTCCGTGTGGACGTCCGGGACCACGAGGACGAGGTGATCGTCGTTGCCGATCTCCCCGGCGTCGAGAAGGAGAACGTCGCCGTCCGGCTCATCGACCCCCAGCACCTGGAGATCGTGAGCATCCGGAGCGGCCAGACCGAGGAGGAGGCAAGGGATTTCTTCATGCGGGAACGGGTCTACGGCCAGATGAGCCGGACGGTCATGCTCCCCGCGGAGGTGAACGAGGAGGGCGCCGCCGCCTCGTTCAAGAACGGGGTGCTCGAGGTCCGGCTGAAGAAGGCACCCGTCGAGACCGGGACGACAATCCCGATCGAGTAACTTTTTTTCCTATTCCTCGCGAATTCCGACCGAACAATTCATGTCGAGCCAGTGTGACACTATCATGATGGATAAGAAGCGGGTCAAAGACTACATGACCTACGACGTCGTCACCGTCAACGCTCACGGAACAGTCCGGGATGTCATCGAAGCCATGAAGAAGACGCACCACGACGGCTTCCCGGTGGTGGAGGACAACTCGAAAGAGGTGGTGGGCTACATCGCGGCGCGGGACCTCCTCTTCGCCCACCCCGCAACACCGATCGAGCAGGTGATGTCCCGCCACCTCATCGTCGCCGACCCGGACATGAGCGTGAACGATGCGGCCCGCGTCATCTTCCGCTCAGGCATCCAGAAACTCCCGGTCGTCAACGACAAGAACGAGCTCATCGGGATCATGTCGAACGCCGACGTCATCCGGTCCCAGATCGAGCACGTCTCGCCGGAGAAGGTCTTCAAGTTCATCGAGACCTTAAAGAAACTTTACGGGGTCGAGCCGGCCCTCCGGCGGGGGTCGGTCCCGATCAACGAACTCCTGCCCACCCAGTCAAAGATCTACGAGGACGAACTGGAGGGGAGGATGTACGAGATAAAGAAAGGGCTCGCCGAACCCCTGATCGTGGTCCGCCGACCGGGCCGCTGGATCCTGGTCGACGGGCACCACCGGGCGATCGCGGCTAAAAGGCTCGGGATCAAGAACCTCGACGCCTACATCATCGAGGTCAGGGAGAACATCGAGCTCGGAATGGAGCGGACGGCAAAGACCCTGAACCTCAATACGCTCGACGACATCAAGGTGCTCGATTACGCCCGCCACCCGCTCGTCGCGCTGACGCACCGGCTTGTCAGGCACGGGTGAACAGATCCTTTTTTTTCACGGGGAGAGCTACCCCGGACTTTCACCTACAGTCCGCGTATATAGTCCCATCTGGCTACCAGGGCGGGTAGAAGAGAGGGTGGGTGCTGGCGCCCCACCCGCTGAAGAGAGAGAGAGCCCGGCCCTTACGACCCTTCGATCCGGGTGTCGAAGTCCTCGTTCAAGACATGCTCTTTGACGACCGTCCCCTCCGGAATGATCACCTCAGGCCAGAGCCGGGTTCCCGAGTGGACGACCACGCCGTTCTTCAGGACCGCGTGCGGCCCGATGACCGTGTCGTGCTCGATGTTGCACCCGCTGCCGATGAGCGTGTCGTTGTCGATGATGCTCCCGCTGACGGTGCTCTCCCTGCCGATCACCACCCGGTTGTAGATGGACGAGGAGAAGATCTTCGCGCCGTTCTTGATGATGCACCCCTCCCCGATGCTCGTATACGGCCCGATGATGACGTTCTCCTCGATGATCGTCCCGGCGCCGATCGAGACCGGCCCGATCACCCGCGAGTTCGCGGCGATCGAGACCGAACTCCCGATCTGGGCGGGGCCGAGGATCCGGGCGCCCTTGATGTAGAGGTCGCCGGAGATGTTCGTGAACCCGATGTTCTGCAGCTTCCACCGCTCCGCCTCGCGGAGCGACCGGGGGCTCCCCACGTCGGACCAGTTGCCGCGGGCGAGCCAGGCTTTCAGGGCGTAGCCCTTCTCCATCAACTCGGGGAAGAGGTTCCGGGCGAAGTCGAACTTCTCGCCGGAGGGTATGTGGTCGAAGATCTCCGGGTTGCAGACGTACATCCCGGTGCTTGCGAGGTTCGAGAAGATCTCGCCCGGACTCGGCTTCTCCTTGAACCTCTTGATATGGTAGTTCGCGTCGATCTCGGCGATCCCGTATTCGGTGGGGTCGTCGATGCTGATGAGGCCGATCGTGGTGATCGAGTCGTTCGCCAGGTGCTCGCGGTAGAACTCGAGCAGGTTCAACCCCACGACGTGGTCGCCGCCGACGACCAGGAACGGCTGCTCCTCGAGGTACTTCTGGGCGTTCTTGACGCTCCCCGCCGTCCCGAGTTTCGTCTTCTCGTGGACGTAGGTGACGTTGACCCCGAAGAGCGACCCGTCTCCGAGAGCCGCCTCGATGGCATCGCTCATGTAGCCGAGCGTGACGACCACGTCGTTGAACCCGAGGTTCGCGAGGTGTGAGACCAGATGCTGGATCGAGGGTTTGTTGACAATCGGGATACAGGGCTTGGGACGCCCGAATGTGAGGGGGCGGAGCCGTGTGCCCTCCCCTCCGCACATTATGCACACCTTCATAGCTCTCCGTTGTCCGCGTATCGATTTAACATTTGGGGGTGACCCGGTATGCTCTCCCGAACCTTTATTCTCTGTTGCAGAGAGAGTCTACAGGGAAGATGACCGCGTTTGAATGTACGCTCTGCGGGAAGTGCTGCATGAACGCAGGCGGCCACCTGATCGAGATCGAAAAAAGGCTCACCGGGCGGGACTTTCTCTGCCGGCAGAAGATCGTCGGCGGCACGTTCCGTGCCCGGGTCGAGGACCGGTTCGTCGACGCGTTTAAGGACACCACCGAGAGCAGCAGGCACCAGACCTGGTGCCCGTTCCTCCGGCCTCTCCCGGGGAAGGAGGGGAAGTACGGCTGCACCATCCACAACAGCCGCCCCTACATCTGCCGGTCCTACGCCTGCTGCACCATGCGGATCTTTGCCGGCGACGGCCGGGAGGTCGGGAAGGTGCAGGGGAGGAGGAGCCTCGTCACCGAGGACGACACCCTCCGCCGGTGCTGGGACGAATCGGTCGCACCGCTCGGGACCGACGACGATATCGCCTGGCGGGCCGAGGTCGCCGGGATCCTCGGCCGTGCCGGCTACCGGGTCGAGGCCTATGAGTGAGGTACGGCGCCTCCCGGTCGTCCGCGGCCGGGTGGAGTGCACCCCCGGCGGGGCCGTAACCGTCGACCGGTGCGGATTCTGCGTCCACTCCGCCCGCGTCGTGGTCAGAGGAAAGGAACTGCCCTCACCGGCACGGGCCTACTGTAGCCGTTGCCGGGACGCGGAGCGGGTCGATATGGAGAAGGTCGAAGCGGTCGTCTGCGACGACCAGTCCGGCGAGGGGTTCCGAAGCATCGCGAATATCATCAGTTGAGCGGACTCTGCGGCAGTACTTCATCCAAGAACATACCCGGTCCTCAATGCAGTTTGGCGCAGTAGATTCCGGATCAGCCTGTCATCTCACGCGAAGCCGCGAAGAGCGCGAAGGGAAGTAACCAGCAGATCCTCGGTCTTCGCGGCTTCGCGCCTTCGCGTGAGGTAACGAGGCATGGCCTGTCCTGGAGAGCGGCATCCCCCAATCCAGGAGAGGAATCAGCCGCTGGAGATCAGACCTCTGAAAAATGGTCTTTCCAGAGCAGGTTGAGCGGACTATTTCCGCCAGAACTCCCAGGGATGCTTGGTCTGGAACGGAACGCCCTTCGCCTCCTTGTTCCAGTCGGTCTCGATGGTATGGTGGACCAGCCGCACCTCGTTCCTGAGCTCGGTGAGGACCTCTTTGACGTCCTCGATCTCCTTGAGAAGCCGGTTCAGTTCCTCAAACGAGCGCTGCTGCCGGACCATCACCGTCCCGTTATCCTGGCGGCTGGCAAGACCGGCCTCGATCAGCTCGAGGATAGCTTCATTCCGGTCGAACGCGTGATCCCGGGCAAACTGGTCGATCTGCTCCATCAGGTCGGGATCGAGCGCAAACGAACATCTCATCACCATGGTCCATCTACTTCCCGTGTAATTGGATTTCCCTGCTGATTATAATGTCTATCGCTCCGGGAGCCGTCAGGGCGGCAAAAGACGGCATCCGCTCCCGGCAGAACCGCCACGAATCCGGCAAAAAAAGAGCT encodes:
- a CDS encoding CBS domain-containing ParB/RepB/Spo0J family partition protein, encoding MDKKRVKDYMTYDVVTVNAHGTVRDVIEAMKKTHHDGFPVVEDNSKEVVGYIAARDLLFAHPATPIEQVMSRHLIVADPDMSVNDAARVIFRSGIQKLPVVNDKNELIGIMSNADVIRSQIEHVSPEKVFKFIETLKKLYGVEPALRRGSVPINELLPTQSKIYEDELEGRMYEIKKGLAEPLIVVRRPGRWILVDGHHRAIAAKRLGIKNLDAYIIEVRENIELGMERTAKTLNLNTLDDIKVLDYARHPLVALTHRLVRHG
- the xseA gene encoding exodeoxyribonuclease VII large subunit: MILGSPSAGPDRFGTPILAVSEVSRLICDLLDDVRLQGIWVRGEVTNYKGHSSGHRYFSLGERNGRSSALINCAMWRSYASALAFEPRDGMDVLAWGTVEVYEPHGKYQLIVRELLPAGAGERHLMVERWKRELEEEGLFDPGRKRPLPLFPRRVGVVTSPTGAALQDILSVVSRRYPAEVVLSPAAVQGEGAHLEIAEAIRRLDGLVDVMIVGRGGGSFEDLFAFNHPDVVRAVAACRTPVISAVGHEVDTALCDFAADLRAPTPSAAAERAVPNREEVLRELSAHRERMGALLFHRVHTAAAEVEDLRGRMHPRRLTRKVNERMQRLAEHEDLLRRAATARLERERAALAEIRADLSGRNPLAVLDRGYCIAGSGGKVARSVRDLRPGDHVVLRFRDGACRVTVEETTYDGYV
- a CDS encoding thioredoxin family protein, translating into MALRILTFYQEGCMGCEEQTPILREVEGDLGVKIEEINAVENPQYIKEYNLRVTPTTLVIADDEVRERMEGLVHREDLEAAVRRHLPEPLPR
- a CDS encoding sugar phosphate isomerase/epimerase family protein, with the translated sequence MGRFAVSTMFFHEYPCDHIFDYVAESGLDGLEFWVETPHFWLRDRPEDELAGCITAHPDLAPITVHAPTLDLNPCSINPRVAAISVEYAVEAVRMADRMGAAVVTVHPGRRTAKRQPSAYDYRRFEEYISRLREAAGEARVKVAIENLEPRVNALLYTPEDAAELLEREPWLSFTLDMGHAMMTSADEALRFVDLCGDRTVNVHVSGLGGNRRPHHPIRDDPAAKRFLAELADRGYDGYLTLELEDMVFSAPLSSEEKVVLLAREQEALGRIFP
- the xseB gene encoding exodeoxyribonuclease VII small subunit, whose translation is MTDTFEEKLEELRKIVRRLEDGDASLEESIAIYERGALLVKQCEDILGTAEMRLTELGRDR
- a CDS encoding DUF371 domain-containing protein; this encodes MKARDIVRARGHPLIRGAHPTTFEVTREETLTLAGDCIIGVAADKGAADLAPDLKALLCDDRAVLTTRLTAGGETVEIRSRGSAALTLDHPADLVWRRSDFASDRTVAIRSDCVAATLPREFIEALRRGEELVVELEAEIPENDCP
- a CDS encoding hemolysin family protein; protein product: MVIVDIVTIEIVLFLICLLLSGFFSSSEVALVSITRAKVHALLCQGRKGAEALERLKRSTDSLLITILVGNNIVNVAAASLATAIAIGIYGDVGIGIATGVTVILMLIIGEIGPKMYASRHTEELALRVAGPILLLSKVLYPVLWVADRIKGQFAFRPGVAEPVVTEEEIKEWIDVGEEEGTIEEEERDMLYSVLRFGDTTVREVMTPRVDVVMIEDTSTLEHALSLFNETGFSRIPVYHERIDNILGLLNVKDVFAAVFRQQTSATIRDRMYEPYFVPESKKIDELLKELQLKKQHMAVVLDEYGSFAGIVTVEDMLEELVGEIMDEFDEEEPEVQQIEEGVYLVDARTWVEHINEDLHLNLPVTDAYESIGGLVIDRLGHIPRRGEVVRVEESNITLVVMQMRGRRLVKVKMTIAPSAVPDEAR
- a CDS encoding PAS domain S-box protein, which gives rise to MQPFTPALDDLLELLAALDRRLRPPEAGGRAAPAGDQLLQRSHLVEIYNEVDALIAGIRSVEAGYRRCRDRFTLVPAGCICTGPDGAILEANRAAGTLVGVEPDRLQGFPLQAYLEPGCVPAFRSAVAALVRGEEVPPQEFRFARPAGRTFPAAVAVRVAPDPGGGPPEFLWAFCDLSGQEEALRESEERYRELTENISDAFIALDREDRIISSNRAAVRLLGSPEEEVIGKSIYDIFPELQSEAVTGFLREIRESGRADIAEYSFHFRGREHTFEVRALPTREGVALYIHDISDRRQAEEALRKSEEQYRAVVESQTEMIYRRSPDGTITFANDAYCRSIGIPCGDLVGRRYVPAVPADDRARVRQHLTSLTPAHPAATIEHRVVMPDGRVRWQQWTDTAFFDDGGAVTEFQSVGRDISEAQMAREALLLANRKLNLLSDVTRHDILNRLNVLSGYLDLSREQADDPVLLEYYRREEDALREIRRYITFTGEYQDIGLSAPAWQDVGEAALEAAAGLVTGGVAVEVQVRDLEVYADPLIVRVFSNFIENSLRHGGGITRIRIYPEESESGMTVVYEDDGIGIPYPEKEAIFEQGFGRQTGLGLFLAREILAITGLSLRETGIPGTGARFEIAVPPESYRLTDRGRAR
- a CDS encoding Hsp20/alpha crystallin family protein, whose translation is MTRIERGPYRSIWQDFDDLMAEMESRFQSMIGGIGARGEEVRGRIVPAVRDFRVDVRDHEDEVIVVADLPGVEKENVAVRLIDPQHLEIVSIRSGQTEEEARDFFMRERVYGQMSRTVMLPAEVNEEGAAASFKNGVLEVRLKKAPVETGTTIPIE
- a CDS encoding HVO_0476 family zinc finger protein, with the protein product MISIVCPVCKEECEHQVLREAADLVVQCAECGQVHRIPKPPEPRIFTVKAIVSRETESMVCSVEMLEDEAVSLGDRIAAECGDEVFGVEVTGIEAGERRVSHAKADEVTTLWTRGIEQVVVRASVHSGRTTIPLYQAADGEDEFAVGETYTFGGRRMKISHIKLRDGPVLRKEGWKTFARRIKRIYGYLERGYRR